From the genome of Kaistella daneshvariae, one region includes:
- a CDS encoding ParA family protein — MAKIIGVANQKGGVGKTTTAVNLAAALGVLEKKILLIDADPQANATSGLGIDEANFSTYNLLEHSADAQQCIQKTASPNLDIIPSHIDLVAAEIELVDRENREYMLRKALDTVRDQYDFIIIDCAPSLGLITVNALTAADSVIIPIQCEYFALEGLGKLLNTIKNVQKIHNKDLDIEGLLLTMFDSRLRLSNQVVEEVHLHFPEMVFETIISRNVRLSEAPSFGESILNYDAESKGAIQYLQLAEEVLLKNPKN, encoded by the coding sequence ATGGCGAAAATCATCGGAGTTGCTAATCAAAAAGGTGGTGTGGGTAAAACCACCACGGCGGTAAATCTTGCTGCAGCATTGGGCGTTTTAGAGAAGAAAATATTGCTCATTGATGCAGATCCGCAGGCGAATGCAACCTCAGGTTTGGGTATTGATGAGGCAAATTTTTCCACCTACAACTTACTGGAACACAGCGCAGATGCACAGCAATGCATACAGAAAACGGCTTCGCCGAATTTGGATATCATTCCTTCACACATCGATTTGGTGGCAGCGGAAATCGAGCTTGTAGACCGCGAAAACCGCGAATATATGCTTCGCAAAGCCTTAGACACCGTTCGCGACCAGTATGATTTTATTATTATCGACTGTGCGCCGAGCTTAGGTTTGATTACGGTAAACGCTTTAACGGCCGCTGATTCCGTCATTATTCCGATTCAGTGCGAATATTTCGCGCTGGAAGGTTTGGGAAAACTGCTGAATACCATTAAAAATGTTCAGAAAATCCATAATAAAGACCTGGATATCGAAGGATTGTTGCTGACGATGTTCGATTCCCGTCTGCGACTTTCAAATCAGGTGGTGGAAGAAGTTCATCTGCATTTCCCCGAAATGGTTTTTGAAACAATTATCAGCCGAAATGTGCGTTTAAGTGAAGCACCGAGCTTTGGAGAAAGTATTTTAAACTACGATGCCGAAAGTAAAGGCGCTATACAGTACTTGCAACTTGCGGAAGAGGTTTTGCTTAAAAACCCAAAAAATTAA
- the dapB gene encoding 4-hydroxy-tetrahydrodipicolinate reductase: MNIALVGYGKMGKIIGEIAEKKGHEIVARLNETPTVENLNDPDVVIEFSNPEVAFENIKVCLENQIPVVCGTTGWLERKSEIEEIAVQNNTAFLYGSNFSLGVNLFFALNEKLATLMSDFPEYQVQMEEIHHTQKKDAPSGTAITLAEGIIKNDSRFGSWKLEETKETELGIFAVREDEVPGTHSIFYRSEVDEIEIKHTAFNRNGFAVGAVIAAEWIIGKTGNFSMQDVLFKK; the protein is encoded by the coding sequence ATGAATATAGCATTAGTTGGATACGGGAAAATGGGCAAAATCATCGGGGAAATCGCCGAAAAAAAAGGTCACGAGATTGTCGCGCGGCTCAACGAAACACCGACGGTTGAAAATCTGAATGATCCGGATGTCGTGATTGAATTTTCCAATCCTGAAGTTGCTTTTGAGAATATTAAAGTTTGCCTCGAAAACCAAATTCCTGTGGTTTGCGGAACAACTGGCTGGCTTGAGAGGAAAAGCGAAATCGAGGAAATTGCAGTACAAAACAACACCGCCTTTTTATATGGTTCCAATTTTTCACTGGGCGTAAATCTCTTTTTCGCTTTAAATGAAAAATTAGCCACTCTAATGAGCGATTTTCCGGAATATCAGGTGCAGATGGAAGAAATTCATCACACTCAGAAAAAAGACGCGCCAAGCGGTACCGCGATTACTTTAGCGGAAGGAATTATAAAAAACGATTCGCGCTTCGGCAGCTGGAAGCTCGAAGAAACTAAAGAAACTGAACTCGGAATTTTTGCTGTTCGGGAAGATGAAGTTCCCGGCACACACAGCATTTTTTACCGAAGTGAAGTAGATGAAATCGAAATCAAACATACAGCGTTCAATCGAAACGGTTTTGCTGTAGGCGCCGTAATCGCTGCTGAATGGATCATTGGTAAAACCGGAAATTTTTCGATGCAGGACGTACTTTTCAAAAAATAG
- the lepB gene encoding signal peptidase I — MNYFITYVLYVVILSVLMGISTWKLFKKMGYNPLFSFIPFYNYYIIQKETGHPKWWVALAYLPIVGPIMMSVFHLFLMKHFGKSSFVQKLLTVILPFFYMAYVNYFEQPEVETEDDLYLTTEEKEAKKKETFVGSITFAVVFATVIHVFATQPFGIPTGSMERTLMVGDFLFVNKWTYGFRLPMRPVAIPFLQGTIMDTGEKGNPKDDPKSYVEAVKLPYQRIFQFKKPQRNDIVVFNYPQDSVHVATDRKDPYVKRCVAVAGDVLEMRAGRLFVNGKPEVILDDQQKQHKFIATTGSQLDIPALYKIYGFLPVQEIQTENGFIYDFQGLTDKTAKEIGELPQIIDLKEHIWDKDSAAISYKVNAERDAYTKNIDTTQSIFPINKKWNQDWYGPLRIPKKGDVVTLNQETLPEYRWIISEYEHHHLENKNGKIYIDGKETTQYTIEQDYYMMIGDNRDASLDARFFGFVPEENIVGSPMFTWLSVEGLFPDNSSSYQPEGKKIRWDRMFKATNTGEAEKTSYWWVAALLLIVFFGWDYIMKLFRKKETED; from the coding sequence ATGAATTACTTTATTACGTATGTGCTCTATGTAGTTATCCTTTCCGTTCTGATGGGGATTTCTACATGGAAGCTTTTCAAAAAAATGGGTTACAACCCACTTTTTTCTTTTATACCGTTTTACAATTATTATATCATTCAGAAAGAAACCGGTCACCCGAAATGGTGGGTAGCGCTGGCATATTTACCGATCGTCGGTCCGATTATGATGTCGGTTTTCCATTTGTTTTTAATGAAACATTTCGGTAAAAGTAGTTTCGTTCAAAAATTATTGACGGTTATTTTGCCATTTTTTTACATGGCGTATGTGAATTATTTTGAACAGCCGGAAGTTGAAACTGAAGACGATTTATATTTAACCACAGAAGAAAAAGAAGCCAAAAAGAAGGAAACTTTTGTAGGATCTATAACGTTTGCTGTGGTTTTTGCGACGGTTATTCACGTTTTTGCCACGCAGCCTTTTGGTATTCCTACAGGTTCCATGGAAAGAACTTTAATGGTTGGTGATTTTCTTTTTGTAAATAAATGGACCTACGGTTTCCGTTTGCCGATGCGGCCTGTAGCGATTCCGTTTTTACAGGGTACCATTATGGACACCGGTGAAAAAGGCAATCCGAAAGATGATCCAAAATCTTATGTTGAAGCTGTAAAATTACCTTACCAACGTATTTTTCAGTTTAAAAAGCCACAACGTAACGATATTGTAGTTTTCAATTATCCGCAGGATTCAGTTCACGTGGCGACAGACCGAAAAGATCCTTATGTAAAAAGATGTGTTGCCGTTGCCGGTGATGTTTTGGAAATGCGCGCGGGCAGACTTTTTGTGAACGGAAAACCCGAGGTCATTTTAGACGACCAGCAGAAACAGCACAAATTTATTGCAACTACCGGCAGCCAATTAGACATTCCCGCTTTGTATAAGATTTATGGTTTCCTGCCCGTTCAGGAAATCCAGACGGAGAATGGTTTTATTTACGATTTCCAGGGATTGACGGATAAAACGGCGAAAGAAATTGGCGAGCTTCCGCAAATCATCGATTTGAAAGAGCACATTTGGGACAAAGATTCAGCTGCAATTTCTTATAAGGTGAATGCGGAACGCGATGCTTACACCAAAAATATCGACACCACACAGTCTATTTTCCCGATTAATAAAAAATGGAATCAGGATTGGTATGGTCCATTAAGAATTCCGAAAAAAGGTGATGTTGTTACATTAAATCAGGAAACTTTACCTGAATACCGCTGGATTATTTCGGAATATGAACACCACCATCTGGAAAATAAAAACGGCAAAATTTATATCGACGGAAAAGAAACCACACAATACACCATCGAACAGGATTATTATATGATGATCGGCGACAACCGCGACGCCTCTTTGGATGCACGTTTCTTCGGTTTTGTGCCGGAAGAAAATATCGTGGGTTCGCCAATGTTTACCTGGCTAAGTGTCGAAGGACTTTTCCCGGACAACAGTTCTTCTTATCAGCCGGAAGGCAAGAAAATCCGTTGGGACCGCATGTTTAAAGCCACAAACACCGGTGAAGCCGAAAAAACTTCGTACTGGTGGGTTGCCGCACTTTTGCTGATCGTGTTCTTTGGTTGGGATTACATCATGAAGCTTTTTAGAAAAAAGGAAACAGAAGATTAA
- a CDS encoding adenylate kinase, translating to MINIVLFGPPGSGKGTQAQNLIEKFNLKQISTGDLFRYNMKNDTALGILAKSYIEKGELVPDQVTIDMLIDELKKPCDAEGYIFDGFPRTAYQTEALETIVREVLNSSIDICLSLVVDDEILVERLLKRGETSGRKDDSNKEIIANRIAEYYSKTAEVAELYKQQGKYVEINGVGDIAEISEKLFAEVAKLKNKSSLQD from the coding sequence ATGATAAACATCGTTCTCTTTGGTCCTCCCGGAAGCGGAAAAGGTACACAAGCGCAGAATTTAATTGAAAAATTTAACCTGAAGCAAATTTCAACCGGCGATCTTTTCCGGTACAATATGAAAAATGATACGGCTTTGGGCATTTTGGCAAAATCTTATATTGAAAAAGGCGAGCTCGTTCCGGATCAGGTAACCATCGATATGTTGATTGATGAATTAAAAAAACCTTGCGACGCAGAAGGATATATTTTTGATGGTTTTCCAAGAACCGCATATCAGACGGAAGCTTTGGAAACTATTGTTAGAGAGGTTTTGAACAGTTCCATCGATATTTGTCTATCACTTGTTGTAGATGATGAAATCTTAGTAGAAAGATTGTTAAAAAGAGGGGAAACAAGCGGCAGAAAGGATGACTCCAACAAAGAAATCATCGCCAACCGAATCGCCGAATATTATTCAAAAACCGCGGAAGTTGCAGAATTGTACAAGCAACAGGGAAAATATGTGGAAATCAACGGCGTTGGAGACATTGCCGAAATTTCCGAAAAACTTTTTGCGGAAGTCGCAAAACTGAAAAACAAATCCTCTCTGCAGGATTAA
- a CDS encoding phosphoribosyltransferase → MKIVKVHDKEFVPYLSNDEIQTIIKDLALKVYEDYKDETPVFIGVLNGVIMFFSDFLKHYPGKCEIAFIQMSSYSGTSSTGIVYKKMDLTKEVEGRHIILMEDIVDTGNTIESLFEYFKNTQRPKSLRVASLLLKPDVYKKEFKIDYVAKEIPNKFVLGYGLDYDELGRNLPDLYQLAEGRINH, encoded by the coding sequence ATGAAAATAGTAAAAGTTCACGATAAAGAATTCGTACCTTATCTCTCTAATGATGAAATACAGACCATCATTAAAGATCTTGCACTGAAGGTTTACGAGGATTACAAGGATGAAACACCAGTTTTCATCGGCGTTTTGAACGGTGTAATCATGTTTTTTTCCGATTTCCTCAAGCATTATCCGGGGAAATGTGAAATCGCTTTCATCCAGATGAGTTCTTATTCCGGCACTTCTTCCACAGGAATTGTCTATAAAAAAATGGATTTGACCAAAGAAGTTGAAGGGCGCCACATCATCCTCATGGAAGATATTGTAGACACCGGAAATACCATCGAAAGTTTGTTTGAATATTTTAAAAATACGCAACGCCCAAAATCATTGCGCGTTGCCTCGCTTCTTTTGAAACCCGATGTTTATAAGAAGGAATTTAAAATCGACTATGTGGCAAAGGAAATTCCAAACAAATTCGTACTCGGTTACGGTCTTGATTACGATGAATTGGGTAGAAATCTTCCGGATTTATATCAATTGGCTGAAGGAAGAATCAATCACTAA
- a CDS encoding adenylosuccinate synthase → MATYVVVGLQYGDEGKGKITDVLSAKSDYVVRFQGGDNAGHTVYAGEEKFVLHLLPSGVLQCPGKCIIANGVVVNPKAFMHEISQIEEKGMRSDHVFISRRAHVIMPYHILLDTYREEEEGGTQIGTTKKGIGPCYEDKIARVGIRMVDLLNPEVLAEKIRKNLKIKNSLFEKYFEKPGIEFEEIYKEFLEIGQKLKHRIVDTEVELNQAIHDGKNILFEGAQALMLDIDFGTYPYVTSSSPSTGGVCTGAGVPPTSLQNLIGVAKAYTTRVGNGPFPTELNDELGEKMRKVGQEFGATTGRPRRTGWLDLVSLKHATMINGINNLVITKLDVLSGIPSLKIATKYKTEDGKIIDYFTSSTTKLYNYEPVYEELEGWNEDISHARTYEELPANAKKYIEFIEDYLGINVYLVSVGPERSQNIIRKELF, encoded by the coding sequence ATGGCAACTTACGTTGTGGTTGGTCTTCAGTATGGGGATGAAGGCAAAGGTAAAATTACGGACGTACTTTCGGCGAAATCCGATTACGTAGTGCGCTTCCAGGGTGGTGATAATGCGGGTCATACCGTGTACGCCGGCGAAGAAAAATTTGTTTTGCACCTGCTTCCTTCCGGAGTTTTGCAGTGTCCTGGTAAATGCATTATCGCGAATGGAGTAGTGGTAAACCCTAAAGCTTTCATGCACGAAATTTCTCAGATTGAAGAAAAAGGAATGCGCAGCGACCACGTTTTTATCAGCCGCAGAGCACACGTAATTATGCCGTACCATATTTTGTTGGATACTTACCGTGAAGAGGAAGAAGGCGGCACGCAAATCGGGACCACAAAAAAAGGAATTGGGCCGTGTTATGAAGATAAAATCGCAAGAGTAGGAATCCGGATGGTGGATTTGCTAAATCCTGAAGTTTTGGCCGAAAAAATCAGAAAAAACCTTAAAATTAAAAATTCACTTTTCGAAAAATATTTCGAAAAACCAGGTATTGAATTCGAAGAAATCTATAAAGAATTCCTGGAAATTGGCCAGAAATTAAAACACCGCATTGTAGATACGGAAGTGGAATTAAACCAGGCTATCCACGACGGAAAAAATATCTTGTTCGAAGGTGCGCAGGCTTTAATGCTTGATATTGATTTCGGAACTTATCCATATGTAACATCGTCATCGCCCTCTACTGGTGGCGTTTGCACCGGTGCCGGTGTGCCACCGACCAGTCTTCAGAACTTGATTGGTGTTGCAAAAGCTTATACGACACGTGTTGGTAACGGACCTTTTCCTACGGAACTGAATGATGAACTTGGAGAAAAAATGCGCAAAGTAGGGCAGGAATTTGGTGCCACTACAGGACGTCCAAGAAGAACTGGTTGGCTCGATTTAGTGTCTCTGAAACATGCCACGATGATTAACGGAATTAATAATCTGGTAATCACAAAACTGGATGTACTTTCTGGTATTCCGTCGCTGAAAATCGCCACGAAATATAAAACGGAAGATGGAAAAATCATCGATTACTTCACTTCTTCCACTACCAAGCTTTATAATTACGAGCCTGTTTATGAGGAACTCGAAGGCTGGAACGAAGATATTTCGCACGCCAGAACCTACGAAGAGCTTCCTGCGAACGCAAAAAAATATATCGAGTTCATTGAAGATTATTTAGGAATCAACGTTTATTTGGTTTCAGTAGGTCCGGAAAGAAGTCAGAATATTATCAGAAAAGAATTATTTTAA
- a CDS encoding energy transducer TonB, producing MANFHFFLTLNILMMKPLLKNHEFQLDEILFENRNKAYGAYALRHDADRILTKSLILGIGLFAALAITPLAINAFSTADVVEVPDFLPPTILHDVETATPPVVLPAKPIIKAPVNTVDSRVVTPTRDAKVETVMPKQTEKVDAVLGTSNITGEPPVISYQAPPISTGTVPAPDIQVPKPIDNSPKTTVDVQAVFNGGIDAFRNKVINNFDTSVMEGTGEVVRTTVVFIVEKDGTISEVKATGPNADFNRAAEKTIRSVKGKWTPAKIKGENVRSYFKFPISMQFE from the coding sequence ATGGCAAATTTTCATTTTTTCTTAACCTTAAATATTTTGATGATGAAACCTCTACTAAAAAACCACGAATTTCAGCTCGACGAAATTCTTTTCGAGAACCGAAACAAAGCGTATGGCGCATATGCTTTACGACATGACGCCGACCGCATTTTAACCAAATCTTTAATATTAGGAATTGGGCTTTTTGCGGCATTGGCAATCACGCCGCTGGCGATCAACGCTTTTTCAACTGCTGACGTGGTGGAAGTTCCTGATTTTTTACCACCAACAATTTTGCACGATGTTGAAACCGCTACGCCTCCTGTTGTGCTGCCGGCAAAACCGATTATTAAAGCACCGGTAAACACCGTTGATTCCAGAGTGGTAACGCCTACCCGAGATGCAAAAGTTGAAACGGTAATGCCAAAGCAAACCGAAAAAGTAGATGCGGTTCTGGGAACTTCAAATATTACTGGTGAACCTCCCGTGATTAGCTATCAGGCGCCTCCAATTTCGACAGGAACAGTTCCAGCGCCAGACATTCAGGTTCCAAAACCGATTGACAATTCGCCAAAAACCACAGTGGACGTACAGGCTGTTTTTAACGGCGGTATTGATGCTTTCCGAAACAAAGTCATCAATAATTTTGATACTTCCGTGATGGAAGGAACGGGAGAAGTAGTGAGAACGACCGTGGTTTTCATCGTTGAAAAAGACGGAACCATCAGCGAAGTAAAAGCAACCGGACCAAATGCAGATTTCAACCGCGCCGCAGAAAAAACCATCCGATCCGTGAAAGGAAAATGGACGCCCGCAAAAATAAAAGGCGAAAATGTGCGCAGTTATTTTAAATTTCCAATCTCTATGCAGTTTGAATAA
- a CDS encoding WbqC family protein has product MKILLPVFYLPPISWFSVFLEPENEIIFEQFENFPKQTFRNRTNVYGANGKLSLIIPMNHNGTRVIKDIEVSTREKWQKLHWKSIKTAYQTTPYFEFYEDQLEEIYTFKTKSLLEFNLHALEVIQKILKTEKKYAFSTEYFAEPDAVDYRSHFSAKQDSGQVFEEYYQSFSDKFGFLPNLSILDLICNKGPEALTYIKNQHK; this is encoded by the coding sequence ATGAAAATTTTATTACCCGTATTTTATTTACCGCCAATTTCCTGGTTCAGTGTTTTTTTAGAACCTGAAAATGAAATTATTTTTGAACAGTTCGAGAATTTTCCGAAACAGACTTTCCGTAACCGTACAAATGTTTACGGTGCAAACGGCAAACTATCGCTGATTATCCCGATGAATCATAATGGCACGCGCGTGATTAAAGATATAGAAGTTTCGACACGGGAAAAATGGCAAAAACTGCACTGGAAGTCCATAAAAACTGCGTACCAGACCACGCCATATTTCGAATTTTACGAAGATCAGCTGGAAGAAATTTACACTTTTAAGACAAAATCACTGCTGGAATTTAACTTACACGCCCTGGAAGTCATCCAAAAGATTCTGAAAACTGAAAAAAAATATGCTTTTAGCACGGAATATTTTGCAGAACCGGATGCCGTGGATTACCGCAGTCACTTTTCAGCAAAACAGGATTCAGGGCAGGTTTTCGAGGAATATTACCAGTCGTTTTCGGACAAGTTCGGTTTTCTTCCGAATCTTTCAATTCTGGATTTAATTTGTAACAAAGGTCCCGAAGCACTTACTTATATTAAAAATCAACATAAATAA
- a CDS encoding DUF5683 domain-containing protein, with protein MHKNLAFFCLLISTVLFAQISPKDTIRVENYPTDSVSTVKKPSEIEVYSDIKAANAPTKTIKFNPTRAGLYSAVLPGLGQYYNRKYWKIPIVWGAIGTGVGITMWNQKQYTRYRNAFVAELNGQKHEFSDIPGVTKEVLGRTQDRVKRQRDYAIAITSLLYVLNIVDAVVDAHLYEGRKDPDLAVKPAVIFDEFGKNTSKAGLSFSYNF; from the coding sequence ATGCATAAAAACCTTGCTTTTTTCTGTTTGTTAATTTCAACAGTGCTTTTCGCGCAGATTAGCCCAAAAGATACCATTCGGGTAGAAAATTATCCAACCGATTCGGTTTCTACCGTAAAAAAACCAAGCGAAATCGAAGTATATTCAGACATCAAAGCAGCGAACGCTCCGACCAAAACCATCAAATTCAATCCGACACGCGCGGGTTTATATTCCGCGGTTTTACCTGGTTTAGGACAATATTACAACAGAAAATATTGGAAAATCCCGATCGTTTGGGGCGCAATCGGTACAGGAGTGGGCATTACGATGTGGAATCAAAAACAATACACACGATACCGCAATGCTTTTGTAGCTGAATTAAACGGCCAAAAGCATGAGTTTTCGGATATTCCCGGAGTTACGAAAGAGGTTTTGGGCCGCACCCAGGACAGGGTGAAAAGACAGCGAGATTACGCAATTGCAATAACCAGTCTTTTGTATGTATTGAATATCGTAGATGCTGTCGTGGATGCGCATCTTTACGAAGGTAGAAAAGATCCGGATCTGGCGGTAAAACCTGCGGTAATCTTCGATGAATTTGGTAAAAACACCTCCAAAGCCGGTCTTAGTTTTAGTTATAATTTTTAA
- the obgE gene encoding GTPase ObgE: protein MSNFVDYVKIHCKSGHGGAGSAHLNREKYVPKGGPDGGDGGRGGHIILRGDSHEWTLLPLRYTRHIKAERGVNGSKNQLTGAYGEDVYIDVPLGTIAKNEQGEIIAEIMEHGQEIIIMHGGKGGKGNEHFKSSTNQTPRYAQPGMPGEEGYVTFELKLLADVGLVGFPNAGKSTLLAAVSAAKPKIADYAFTTLTPNLGIVDYRNYKSFVMADIPGIIEGAAEGKGLGHRFLRHIERNSILLFLIPADSEDHFQEFKILENELKEYNPELVDKDYIISVSKADLLDDELKTEILKEFPENRQPIFFSAVTQEGLMELKDAIWKKLHG from the coding sequence ATGTCAAATTTCGTAGATTACGTAAAAATCCATTGTAAAAGTGGTCACGGCGGCGCAGGTTCCGCACACCTTAACCGGGAAAAATATGTTCCAAAAGGCGGTCCCGATGGTGGCGATGGCGGCCGCGGCGGTCACATTATCCTAAGAGGTGATTCCCACGAGTGGACCTTACTTCCGCTGCGTTATACCCGACATATTAAAGCTGAACGCGGCGTGAATGGAAGTAAAAACCAACTGACCGGCGCTTATGGTGAAGATGTTTACATCGACGTTCCTCTGGGAACGATTGCCAAAAATGAACAAGGTGAAATAATCGCTGAAATCATGGAGCATGGCCAGGAAATCATCATCATGCACGGCGGAAAAGGTGGGAAAGGAAATGAGCATTTTAAATCCTCCACCAATCAAACGCCTCGCTATGCACAACCAGGAATGCCCGGCGAAGAAGGTTATGTGACGTTCGAGCTTAAACTTCTTGCTGATGTAGGTTTGGTAGGCTTCCCGAATGCCGGAAAATCCACCCTTTTAGCGGCTGTTTCTGCAGCAAAACCAAAAATTGCGGATTATGCTTTTACCACTTTAACACCCAACCTGGGGATTGTGGATTACCGGAATTACAAATCTTTCGTAATGGCGGATATTCCCGGAATCATCGAAGGCGCGGCTGAAGGAAAAGGTTTAGGCCACCGTTTTTTACGGCATATCGAGCGAAATTCTATTCTTCTGTTTTTAATTCCGGCGGATTCTGAAGATCATTTTCAGGAATTTAAAATTTTAGAGAACGAGCTTAAAGAGTACAATCCGGAATTGGTAGATAAAGATTATATCATTTCCGTTTCAAAAGCTGATTTGCTTGATGACGAACTGAAAACCGAAATTTTAAAGGAATTTCCGGAAAACCGACAGCCGATTTTCTTTTCCGCCGTAACGCAGGAAGGTTTGATGGAACTGAAAGACGCCATCTGGAAAAAATTACACGGCTAA
- a CDS encoding ParB/RepB/Spo0J family partition protein has product MKDKKRAMGRGLGAILSAESKASVNSATDEGADKFVGNIMEVALDDIDPNAAQPRTYFDEKALNDLAQSIKNLGLIQPITLRKEGSRFIIISGERRFRASKLAGLTSVPAYIRLVNDQELLEMALVENIQREDLDAIEIALTYQRLLEEIGLTQESLSHRIGKERSTITNSIRLLKLSPDIQNAIRSGEISAGHGRALVSIEDLELQQNLFKKIIAGNLSVRQTEQEAANLKNPKTANPKKTAVLPNIYKKAEKNLADILDVKVEIKTASNGKKGKIVLDFKNEEQLEKILSHFN; this is encoded by the coding sequence ATGAAAGACAAAAAAAGAGCAATGGGCCGCGGTTTAGGTGCAATTTTAAGCGCCGAATCAAAAGCCTCTGTAAATTCAGCGACAGACGAAGGTGCAGATAAATTTGTTGGAAATATTATGGAAGTGGCACTGGATGACATTGATCCCAATGCTGCGCAGCCACGGACTTATTTCGATGAAAAAGCTTTAAATGATTTAGCGCAGTCCATCAAAAATTTAGGTTTAATTCAACCGATTACGCTTCGGAAAGAAGGCAGCCGGTTTATTATTATTTCCGGGGAACGACGATTCCGCGCCAGTAAATTGGCGGGTTTAACAAGCGTTCCGGCCTATATCCGTCTAGTGAATGACCAGGAACTGCTCGAAATGGCTTTGGTGGAAAATATCCAAAGAGAAGATTTAGATGCCATTGAAATCGCCTTGACTTACCAGCGACTTTTGGAAGAAATTGGTCTTACACAGGAATCTTTAAGTCACAGAATTGGTAAAGAAAGAAGCACGATTACGAATTCTATCCGATTATTAAAACTTTCTCCAGATATTCAAAACGCGATTCGCAGCGGCGAAATTTCGGCCGGGCACGGTCGCGCTTTGGTCAGCATTGAAGATTTGGAACTTCAGCAAAATTTATTCAAAAAGATTATCGCCGGAAATTTAAGTGTTCGTCAAACCGAACAGGAAGCTGCAAATCTGAAAAATCCGAAAACAGCAAATCCGAAAAAAACGGCCGTTTTGCCCAATATTTATAAAAAAGCAGAAAAAAATCTGGCTGATATCTTAGATGTCAAGGTTGAAATTAAAACGGCTTCAAACGGTAAAAAAGGTAAAATCGTCCTGGATTTTAAGAACGAAGAACAGCTGGAAAAAATTCTTTCACACTTTAATTGA
- a CDS encoding DUF6438 domain-containing protein: MKYLFSLLAISLLVMCTSQKNPDKITAVEYRSGACFGFCPIYKMKVNADKTAIFEAERFNFSRDTDSQESEGNFKGKIDAEKYSELMEKFAALKAKNLKNFYGNKNVTDLPTAYLTITYADGTVKKIEDYGKHGTPELEKLYGFFDDLRTNQNWTKIE; this comes from the coding sequence ATGAAATACCTTTTCAGTTTACTCGCAATCTCGCTTTTAGTGATGTGTACCAGCCAAAAAAATCCAGATAAAATTACCGCTGTCGAATATAGATCCGGTGCGTGTTTCGGATTTTGCCCGATTTATAAAATGAAAGTTAATGCCGATAAAACAGCGATTTTCGAGGCTGAAAGATTTAATTTTTCGCGGGATACAGATTCGCAGGAAAGTGAAGGAAATTTTAAAGGAAAGATTGATGCGGAAAAATATTCAGAATTAATGGAGAAATTCGCCGCTTTAAAGGCAAAAAATCTGAAAAATTTCTATGGCAATAAAAACGTTACCGATTTACCAACTGCTTATTTAACCATCACTTACGCCGATGGAACGGTTAAGAAAATCGAAGATTATGGCAAGCACGGCACACCGGAACTAGAAAAACTTTATGGATTTTTCGACGATTTAAGAACCAACCAAAACTGGACAAAAATTGAATAA